From one Trifolium pratense cultivar HEN17-A07 linkage group LG1, ARS_RC_1.1, whole genome shotgun sequence genomic stretch:
- the LOC123909007 gene encoding uncharacterized protein LOC123909007, translated as MAPLKIQPIDVDSEKVTEPVRNEPVSKWRLRRFFVFDKQFPKKDGGGGGGGGAELEPSSVCLAKMVQSFMEEPQQPQPQPQPLRCGRNRCNCFNANSSDEDDFDLNGSAHESATDSTDSLKSLIPCASVEERNLLADAAKIVEKNSKVYKRKEDLIKIVSENLQSLGYDSSICKSKWEKTSSCPAGEYQFIDAIVEGEALIIDIDFRSEFEIARSTGTYKTILQSLPFIFVGKKERLKQIVSVMAEAAKQSLKKKGMHVPPWRKRDYMLAKWISPSAARSKQVSDAAVLETVSSEVAVDADFGELELIFGEEKAEEVVTASPAWQLPAVKPKSVERGMKVVTGLASLLKEKP; from the exons ATGGCTCCATTGAAGATCCAACCTATTGATGTTGATTCTGAGAAAGTTACGGAACCGGTTCGCAATGAACCGGTTTCGAAGTGGAGGTTAAGGAGATTCTTCGTTTTTGATAAACAGTTTCCGAAGAaagatggtggtggtggtggtggaggtggaGCTGAGTTGGAACCAAGCTCTGTTTGCTTGGCGAAAATGGTTCAGAGTTTCATGGAGGAACCGCAACAACCGCAACCTCAACCACAGCCTCTTAGATGCGGTCGTAACCGCTGTAACTGCTTTAACGCTAATAGCTCCGACGAAGATGATTTCGATCTCAACGGTAGTGCACATGAATCAGCCACCGATTCTACTGACTCGCTCAAG AGTTTGATTCCTTGTGCAAGTGTTGAAGAGAGGAATTTATTAGCAGATGCGGCGAAGATTGTTGAAAAGAATAGCAAGGTTTACAAAAGGAAAGAAGATTTGATTAAGATCGTTTCTGAAAATCTTCAATCTCTAGGTTACGATTCATCAATTTGCAAATCAAAATGGGAGAAAACATCTTCATGTCCTGCTG GTGAATATCAATTTATTGATGCGATTGTGGAAGGAGAAGCGTTGATAATTGATATTGATTTTCGATCGGAGTTTGAGATCGCTCGATCTACCGGAACCTACAAGACGATCCTTCAATCTCTACCGTTCATTTTCGTCGGGAAAAAGGAACGGTTGAAGCAGATCGTGTCGGTTATGGCGGAAGCTGCGAAACAGAGTTTGAAGAAGAAAGGGATGCATGTTCCGCCGTGGAGGAAGCGTGATTACATGCTTGCTAAGTGGATCTCTCCTTCTGCTGCTAGGTCAAAGCAAGTCTCCGATGCGGCGGTGCTGGAAACAGTGTCGTCGGAGGTTGCTGTGGATGCTGATTTTGGTGAATTGGAGCTGATTTTTGGTGAAGAGAAAGCGGAGGAAGTTGTTACGGCGAGTCCAGCGTGGCAGTTACCGGCGGTGAAACCAAAGAGTGTTGAAAGAGGAATGAAGGTTGTTACTGGATTAGCCTCTCTGCTCAAGGAAAAACCATAG